The following are encoded in a window of Nocardioides houyundeii genomic DNA:
- the fdhD gene encoding formate dehydrogenase accessory sulfurtransferase FdhD, translated as MGRRTARRRIVVATAAGARTRREERIAAEEPLEIRLGSTPFTTTMRTPGDDFDLVAGFLVAEGIVSHPNDLTSMRYCAGTDEEGNQTFNVIEAGLGAGARPPASARNVVTSSACGICGTSSIDEVRKKSPYVLDPDAGRIDLGVLLGLPDTMRAKQELFGSTGGVHAAGLFSPDGELLLVREDVGRHNAVDKVVGAALREGGLPLSDSVLQVSGRASFELVQKAAMAGIPVLTAVSAPSSLAVALAEECGLTLAAFSRGASVNLYSHPDRVTGPPAADR; from the coding sequence ATGGGACGCAGGACTGCTCGCAGGCGCATCGTGGTGGCGACCGCGGCGGGTGCCCGGACGCGCCGGGAGGAGCGCATCGCCGCGGAGGAGCCGCTGGAGATCCGGCTGGGGTCGACGCCGTTCACCACCACGATGCGCACGCCGGGGGACGACTTCGACCTGGTCGCCGGGTTCCTGGTCGCCGAGGGGATCGTGAGCCACCCCAACGACCTCACCTCGATGCGCTACTGCGCCGGCACCGACGAGGAGGGCAACCAGACGTTCAACGTCATCGAGGCAGGCCTGGGAGCCGGTGCCCGGCCGCCGGCCTCGGCCCGCAACGTGGTGACCAGCTCGGCCTGCGGGATCTGCGGGACCAGCTCCATCGACGAGGTGCGCAAGAAGTCGCCGTACGTGCTGGACCCGGACGCCGGGAGGATCGACCTCGGCGTGCTGCTGGGCCTGCCGGACACGATGCGGGCCAAGCAGGAGCTCTTCGGCAGCACCGGCGGGGTGCACGCGGCGGGGCTCTTCAGCCCCGACGGCGAGCTGCTGCTGGTGCGGGAGGACGTGGGGCGGCACAACGCGGTGGACAAGGTCGTCGGGGCCGCGCTGCGCGAGGGCGGGCTGCCGCTGAGCGACAGCGTGCTCCAGGTGTCGGGGCGGGCCTCGTTCGAGCTGGTGCAGAAGGCCGCCATGGCCGGCATCCCGGTGCTCACGGCCGTCAGCGCTCCCTCGTCCCTGGCCGTCGCGCTCGCCGAGGAGTGCGGCCTGACGCTGGCGGCGTTCTCCCGCGGGGCCAGCGTGAACCTCTACTCCCATCCCGACCGGGTCACGGGACCGCCGGCCGCGGACCGCTAG
- a CDS encoding bifunctional NAD(P)/FAD-dependent oxidoreductase/class I SAM-dependent methyltransferase encodes MTRQTPSAPGQDFDVVVVGGGAAGLAGAVALGRSRRSVLVLDAGTPRNATAGHVHNYLGRESTPPAELTAIGREEAARYGVEVAAARVSDVRPWDGAGTGFVVRLDDGRETTARRLLVASGSTDVLPEVPGLAERWGRDVLHCPYCHGWEVQDQPIVVLATNVMAAHQASLFRQLSDDVVVVLAEGAPQPGDDEVEQLVARGIRVLDDAPTEVLVVDDAIRGLRLASGAELDCRAVVVSPRFEANAAFLAPLGLAPEPFQLGEHVLGTRVPTADPHGATTVPGVWVAGNVTDPMAQVVASAAAGLRAGAMINADLIGEETREAVAAHRASLFEQPAWEERYAGESIWSGRVNPQLETEAATLAPGRALDIGCGEGADAVWLAGHGWSVTGVDFSTTGLARAAEHASAAGVADRIEWRHLDVRTFDPGPERWDLVTSQFMHLPDGAMVDLTRRLGGAVAPGGTLLVVGHHPDDHATGLRHGGHGFLFTPEDLLPALDPAEWEVEVTDVRPRAATGHDGEQVTVRDSVLRARRR; translated from the coding sequence ATGACTCGACAGACACCCTCAGCACCTGGTCAGGACTTCGACGTGGTCGTCGTCGGCGGCGGCGCGGCAGGACTCGCGGGGGCGGTGGCCCTGGGTCGCTCGCGCCGCTCCGTGCTCGTCCTCGACGCCGGGACTCCGCGCAACGCCACGGCCGGTCATGTGCACAACTACCTGGGCCGCGAGAGCACCCCGCCGGCCGAGCTCACCGCGATCGGTCGCGAGGAGGCCGCCCGGTACGGCGTCGAGGTGGCCGCCGCCCGAGTGAGCGACGTACGCCCCTGGGACGGCGCCGGGACCGGGTTCGTGGTGCGCCTCGACGACGGCCGCGAGACCACGGCTCGCCGACTGCTGGTGGCGTCCGGCTCCACCGACGTGCTGCCCGAGGTCCCCGGTCTCGCCGAGCGCTGGGGACGCGACGTGCTGCACTGCCCCTACTGCCACGGGTGGGAGGTCCAGGACCAGCCGATCGTGGTGCTGGCCACCAACGTGATGGCCGCGCACCAGGCCTCGCTCTTCCGCCAGCTCAGCGACGACGTCGTGGTCGTGCTGGCCGAGGGCGCGCCGCAGCCCGGTGACGACGAGGTGGAGCAGCTGGTCGCCCGCGGCATCCGGGTGCTCGACGACGCGCCGACCGAGGTGCTCGTCGTCGACGACGCCATCCGCGGCCTGCGCCTGGCCTCCGGCGCGGAGCTCGACTGCCGGGCCGTGGTGGTCTCGCCGCGGTTCGAGGCCAACGCCGCCTTCCTCGCCCCGCTGGGGTTGGCGCCCGAGCCGTTCCAGCTGGGCGAGCACGTGCTGGGGACCCGCGTCCCAACCGCCGACCCGCACGGCGCGACCACCGTGCCGGGGGTCTGGGTGGCCGGCAACGTGACCGACCCGATGGCCCAGGTGGTCGCGTCCGCGGCCGCCGGTCTGCGGGCGGGCGCGATGATCAACGCCGACCTGATCGGGGAGGAGACCCGGGAAGCCGTGGCCGCCCACCGCGCCAGCCTCTTCGAGCAGCCCGCCTGGGAGGAGCGGTACGCCGGGGAGTCGATCTGGAGCGGCCGGGTCAACCCGCAGCTGGAGACCGAGGCGGCCACCCTGGCGCCGGGCCGCGCGCTCGACATCGGGTGCGGCGAGGGTGCCGACGCGGTGTGGCTCGCCGGGCACGGCTGGTCGGTGACCGGGGTGGACTTCAGCACCACCGGGCTGGCCCGGGCCGCCGAGCACGCCAGCGCCGCCGGGGTCGCGGACCGGATCGAGTGGCGCCACCTCGACGTCCGCACCTTCGACCCGGGCCCGGAGCGCTGGGACCTGGTCACCTCGCAGTTCATGCACCTGCCCGACGGCGCCATGGTGGACCTGACTCGGCGCCTCGGCGGCGCGGTCGCGCCCGGCGGCACGCTGCTGGTGGTCGGTCACCACCCCGACGACCACGCCACGGGGCTGCGGCACGGTGGTCACGGCTTCCTGTTCACCCCCGAGGACCTGCTGCCCGCGCTCGACCCGGCCGAGTGGGAGGTCGAGGTCACCGACGTCCGGCCCCGCGCCGCGACGGGCCACGACGGCGAGCAGGTCACCGTGCGGGACTCGGTGCTGCGAGCCAGGCGCCGCTGA
- a CDS encoding response regulator transcription factor — MRVLVVDDERRLARSLKVGLEAEGFAVDVAHDGTDGLWLARENDYDAIVLDLMLPGINGYKVCETLRAEQDWTPILMLTAKDGEWDQVEGLDTGADDYLTKPFSFPVLVARLRAVARRGARERPTQLEVGDITIDPAARRVWRGEKEIELTAREFSLLAFLGRHAGDVVSKRQILDAVWDLDFEGDPNIVEVYVRHLRNKLDRPFGREGIQTVRGAGYRLASNGG, encoded by the coding sequence ATGCGCGTGCTGGTCGTCGACGACGAGAGACGGCTCGCCCGTTCCCTGAAGGTGGGCCTCGAGGCCGAGGGCTTCGCCGTGGACGTCGCGCACGACGGCACCGACGGGCTGTGGCTGGCGCGGGAGAACGACTACGACGCGATCGTGCTCGACCTGATGCTGCCGGGGATCAACGGCTACAAGGTCTGCGAGACCCTGCGCGCGGAGCAGGACTGGACCCCGATCCTGATGCTCACCGCCAAGGACGGCGAGTGGGACCAGGTCGAAGGGCTGGACACCGGCGCCGACGACTACCTGACCAAGCCCTTCTCCTTCCCCGTCCTGGTGGCCCGGCTGCGCGCGGTGGCGCGCCGCGGCGCCCGGGAGCGCCCCACCCAGCTGGAGGTCGGGGACATCACGATCGACCCTGCCGCCCGGCGCGTGTGGCGGGGGGAGAAGGAGATCGAGCTGACCGCGCGCGAGTTCTCGCTCCTGGCCTTCCTGGGGCGGCACGCCGGCGACGTGGTCTCCAAGCGACAGATCCTCGACGCGGTGTGGGACCTCGACTTCGAGGGCGACCCCAACATCGTCGAGGTCTACGTCCGGCACCTGCGCAACAAGCTCGACCGTCCGTTCGGGCGCGAGGGCATCCAGACGGTCCGGGGCGCGGGCTACCGGTTGGCGAGCAACGGTGGCTGA